In Musa acuminata AAA Group cultivar baxijiao chromosome BXJ3-9, Cavendish_Baxijiao_AAA, whole genome shotgun sequence, a single genomic region encodes these proteins:
- the LOC135649049 gene encoding uncharacterized protein LOC135649049: MVQTIVSQRTPPHAAWPSQQQETSDRTHAPLLGLPGSPRNPTTRPRSREAEDTASRPVPEAPTTDSTNALRAQLRIVSQRLDEVQQEVRKSKGELGADGHQGPPFTPEIQDQAIPPHFRLPSLDAYDGATNPADHVAAFRSQMALFGTSDALMCRAFPTTMRVLARARYSGLKPGTIASFDQLAKDFELNFLAYARPKPSMALLLGLNQKEDEPLSHFVNRFFWSLVERPLVAVPEMLQRASQFIAAETWMVGKREEHRKVKSEPLRQQQPAASRRKLDRPDPRPPLPALNSSRTEIFLHERGKGLLRDPHPMKNPRELADRSKYCRFHRQHGHDTEQCYELKRQIEELILRGHLGQYLRPSKEQSPRPEGPASGGSSMSGRKAYARAAPDEALGLGPEPEITFPTGATGRPHHDDAIVISARVANAQVRRIMVDTGSSADILYFGAFQKLGLARESLSPMRSALTGFTGDSISPLGAITLPLTLGTPPKSKTVMTTFLVVDLPTAYNVILGWPTLNKVRAVVSTYYRTVKFPT; encoded by the exons ATGGTGCAAACCATTGTCTCCCAACGAACCCCTCCGCATGCGGCGTGGCCCTCGCAGCAACAGGAGACCTCCGACCGGACCCACGCGCCACTCCTAGGCCTTCCGGGCTCGCCTCGAAACCCCACAACTCGACCGAGGAGCAGGGAAGCAGAGGACACGGCAAGTCGCCCCGTACCCGAGGCTCCGACTACCGACTCGACGAACGCCCTACGGGCCCAACTGCGCATCGTCAGTCaaaggcttgacgaggtacaacaggaggTTCGTAAGTCAAAGGGAGAACTAGGGGCGGACGGACACCAAGGACCTCCattcacccccgagatacaggATCAGGCGATCCCGCCGCATTTCCGCCTCCCCTCCTTGGACGCGTATGACGGCGCGACCAACCCcgcggaccacgtggccgcttttcgatcccagatggcgctattcgggacttcagacgccctgatgtgcagggcattcccgacGACCATGCGAGTACTAGCCCGCGCGAGGTATAGTGGCCTGAAGCcagggaccatcgcctccttcgatcagctcgccaaggattttgaacttaacttcctggcgtacgcccgaccaaagccgtccatggcgttgctcttagggctcaaccagaaggaggatgagcccctttctcactttgtgaaccg gttcttctggtcgctcgtggagAGGCCCCTCGtcgcggtccccgagatgctccaacgggccaGTCAGTTCATCGCCGCGGAAACCTGGATGGTGGGAAAGCGGGAGGAGCACAGAAAGGTCAAGTCGGAGCCGCTCCGACAGCAACAACCCGCCGCCTCCCGGCGAAAGTTGGACAGGCCCGACCCAaggcctcctcttcccgccttgaacTCTTCCCGGACTGAGATATTCCTACACGAAAGGGGGAAGGGGCTGCTCAGGgaccctcacccgatgaagaacccgCGAGAGCTCGCAGACCGCTCAAAGTATTGCCGATTCCATCGACAAcacgggcacgacactgagcagTGTTACGAGTTAAAaagacaaatcgaggagctcatcctcagaggtcatctcggccagtacctccggccgAGCAAGGAGCAGTCTCCTCGTCCGGAGGGCCCCGCATCCGGAGGAAGTTCTATGTCGGGCAGGAAGGCCTATGCCCGGGCCGCCCCCGATGAAGCCTTGGGGCTCGggcctgagcccgagatcaccttcccaacTGGAGCTACTGGGCGACCCCACCACGACGACGCCATAGTGATATCGGCTAGGGTAGCCAATGCACAAGTGAggagaatcatggtcgacacggggagctcggccgacatactctactttggcgccttccagaagctgggcCTAGCCAGGGAAAGTTTAAGCCCGATGCGCTCGGCGCTCACCGgcttcacgggagattcaatatcgccCCTGGGAGCCATCACCCTGCCTCTGACTCTGGGGACCCCACCGAAATCGAAGACCGTCATGACCACTtttctggtggtcgaccttcccaccgcTTATAATGTCATACTTGGttggccaaccctcaacaaggtcagagccgtcgtctcgacctactaccggaCCGTCAAATTCCCGACTTGA